The DNA segment ATTTGCCATCATTTTTGCAGGCTTCCTGATGGGAGCACTACCAGGTTTACCGGTGCTTTTAGCTGGACTCGCATTTGTCATGGCGAGAAGCTTAAGTAATGATTTTAATGAAGTCACTGGGGCAGCCTTAAACCCATTACTTGGGCGCACAGCTAAGCTCACCATGATTTTCAGCGCATTATTTAGTATCGGTCTACTGGGCGATATCTATCTGTTCGTGACCTAGTCTAGCCATTCGCTAGCCTCTAATGAGCAATAAAAAAGCCTATCGATTGATAGGCTTTTTTGTATGTACAGCTCAGAGTAAAGACACCGAATTACATCTTATGTAAACTGCGATCTCCACTCCAGTTCAGGTGATACTTCTCACCCGCTGGCTTGTCGGTTCGCTCAAAAGTATGGGCACCGAAAAAGTCTCGCTGCCCTTGTAGTAAACTCGCTGGCAAGGTTTCACAGCGATAACTGTCGTAATAAGCTAAAGCCGAACTGATACAAGGCGCGGGTATACCACTCAGTACGGCTTGCGATACGGCTTCTCTCCAATCTTGTTGTTTTTCAGACAAAGCTTTAGCAAAAGAGTCTGCCATCAGCAGGTTTTCAAGCTCACTATCTTGCTGATATGCCTTGGTGATCGATTGCAAGAAAGTGGCGCGGATAATACAGCCGGCCCGCCAAATTTTAGCGATTTCAGCAAAATCCAACTGCCAAGCTTGCTCCTTAGCTTGCATAGCCATCAACTGAAAACCTTGGGCGTAGCAAGACACTTTGGCGCAATAGAGCGCATTTTCAAGCTGAGCGATAAATGTCTGCTTTTCACCACGGTTAATCGTGGCCAACAGCGCTTCGCTTGGCCCGGATAACTGTTGGCTAAGTTGCTGTCTTTGAGCTTTTTGAGTACTGACTGCGCGGGCATAAACCGCTTCAGCGATGGTGGGTGCTGGGCAGCCTATCTGTAAACTGCTTACCGCAGTCCAAAGACCCGTGCCTTTTTGCCCCGCCTTATCCAAGATCATATCGACCAGTGGCGCCCCGGTTAATGGGTCTGCTTGTTTGAGCACATCGGCGCTGATCTGCATCAAGTAGCTGTTTAAGATCCCTTGATCCCACCGTTCAAACACATCACCCACTTCACTCGGTGATAATCCTAAGCCCTGATTTAATAGCTGATAAGCCTCGCAGATAAGTTGCATGTCAGCATATTCAATACCGTTATGTACCATTTTAACGTAATGACCAGAACCCGCAGGACCAATATAGGTGGTACAAGGCTCGCCTTCTTTCACGGGGTTTCCCGGCTCAAAACGCTCGATAGGCAAACCTGTTTTAGCATCGACTTTAGCGGCAATTGCTTGCCATATTGGCTCAATTCTATTCCAGGCTTTTAAGCTGCCACTTGGCATCAGAGATGGACCAAAACGCGCACCGACTTCACCACCTGATACCGCGCAGCTAAAGAAAAGAAAATTGTCGGCGTAGCGCTTCTCGCGCTCAACCGTATCCGTCCATAAGCTGTTACCTGTATCAATCACGATATCATCATTCTCGATCCCGGCTTCAATTAGAGACTGACAAACACCGTCGACAGGAGCTCCTGCCGGTACAGATAGAAGCAGTACGCGGGGCTTTTCTAATTTAGATAACATTTCAGAAAGATTGTTACAGCCTTCTATTCGTGGCTCAGTTATCTGTTTTAGGTATCGCTTACGCTCTAGTTCTTCTTGTGCAACAGTGTCTTGCACCTTGAGTTCATCAAGGTCAAATGCAGCGACGCGATATTGGTTGTCGGCTATATTAAGTGCAAGGTTCTTACCCATTACGCCCAAGCCAATAACACCGATATCGTAAAGATTTGATTGGTTCTTCATGTAGATTTCTTCCGTAGGTCACAGAGAATTACCCGTCTATTATTTTATATAGGCAACAATAGCTGGTGCTGCCTATTGGAGTGACGGGTTTAATTTTGTTAGCGATTATACAGACTTTGGTAACTTAATTACTAGGCAAAGCCAAATGAGTTAACAACTCAACATTAATAATTGGTGTTAATAATAAACAGTAAATTTAGTTCAAAAACAAAAAACTGAAACCTAAGTTTCAGCTTTTTCTCTGCGTTTGCAAGTTAACGGTTAGCCGAGCACTACCTCCAATAAGCTAATACCTATCGGTATACCTCTTTAATTCGATATAGCTTTTTGACAGAAATACCTCTTTGATAGAAATAGCTCTTTGATAGAAATAGTCCCATTTAGTAAGCATGCTCCCCCTGACGGCATAAATGCCGACCTACACTAACAATGCTGGAGCGGCTTAAATATCAACCTTTGCTTTTGCAGCTTGTATCGTCTTAGCTTTCCTCGTTCCTATAACTTGCTTTTCTTAGAACCTGTCTTTGCTTTTCCTGCTTGTATCGTCTCAGATTTCCTCGTCTCTAGAACTTGCTTTGCCTAGAACCTAGCTTTGATTTTCCTGCTTGTATCGTCTTAGCTTTCCTCGTCTCTAGAACTTGCTTTTCCTAGGACCTAGCTTTGGTTTTCCTGCTTGTATCGTCTCAGATTTCCTCGTCTCTAGAACTTGCTTTTCCTAGAACGTAGCTTTGATTTTCCTGCTTGTATCGTCTCAGCTTTCCTCGTCTCTAGAACTTGCTTTTCCTAGTACCTAGCTTTGGTTTTCCTGCTTGTATCGTCTCAGATTTCCTCGTCTCTAGAACTTGCTTTTCCTAGAACCTGGCTTTGATTTTCCTGCTTGTATCGTCTTAGCTTTCCTCGTACCTAGAACCTGCTTTTCCTAGGACCTTCTTTAAACATGCGCATCTGCATAGCCCATACGGGTTAAGGTGTTACGCACGATATCGAGTGTAGCGGGATCTTCGATAGTCGCCGGCACATTGTAACTTTGATTGTCGGCGATATTGCGCATGGTGCCACGTAAGATCTTGCCACTTCGGGTTTTCGGCAATTTCTGCACCGCACTCACCAATCTAAAAGATGCTACTGGCCCTATCTCTTGACGCACTAAACTCATTAATTGCTGATTTAAGTCATCATCATTAAGGCTTACACCTTTTTTTAGTACGACTAAGCCAAGTGGTACTTGCCCCTTAAGTACGTCTTTAACACCGATCACCGCCGCCTCAGCCACTGCCTCATGTTGACAAAGCACCTCTTCAAAGCGGCCAGTAGAGAGTCGGTGCCCAGCCACATTTATAATGTCATCGATACGACTCATAATGTACAAGTAACCGTCTTCATCTTTATAACCCGCATCACCCGTTAGGTAATAGCCGGGATACATTGAAAGGTAGCTATCTTGATAACGTTGCTCATTTTGCCATAGCGTAGTTAGCGTCCCCGGCGGCAGTGGCAGTTTAATCACCACATTACCGGACTCATTGGCCTCGACTTCATCGCCCATGACATCAACCACTTCGATTTGATAACCGGGCACCGCTAATGCAGGAGAGCCCGCCTTGATCTCGACTGGCGCGTAGCCCATCAAGTTAGCCGCCACAGGCCAGCCCGTTTCTGTCTGCCACCAGTGGTCAATCACAGGCTTTTTAAGCTTGCCTTCGGTCCAGTGCAAGGTGTCAGGATCGCAGCGCTCACCCGCTAAGAACACATTCTTTAAACAGCTTAAGTCTACCCCCTCTAGATAGTCACCATGGGGATCATCACGCTTGATGGCTCGAATAGCCGTTGGGGCAGTAAAGAAGCTTTTGACCCTGTATTTTGCAATGGTGCGCCAAAATGCGCCGGGATCAGGCGTGCCAATCGGTTTACCTTCATACAAGATACTTGTCGCCCCGACGAGTAATGGTCCATAGACGATATAAGAGTGGCCCACAACCCAGCCGACATCCGATGCGGCCCAGAATACATCCCCCGCATTAATGTCATAGATATGCTTCATCGACCAAGCGAGCGCCACGGCATGGCCGCCGTTGTCGCGCACCACACCTTTGGGTTGCCCTGTGGTGCCAGAGGTATACAAGATATAAAGCGGATCAGTGGCATCGAGTGGTTGGCAATCGATATTAGGAGCGGCTGCCACCGCTGCCTGCCAGTCGATATCCCGTCCTGGAAATAACTCAGCTTCAAGCTGGCCTCGGTTTAACACTAAGCAATGATCGACTTTATGAGTGGCTTGATCTAACGCCGCATCGAGTAGCGGTTTGTAGGGGATAATGCCTGACGGCTCGATGCCACAAGATGCTGAAAGGATAAGTTTAGGTTTGGCATCATTAATACGGGTCGCGAGTTCATTGGCTGCAAAGCCGCCAAACACCACCGAATGAATTGCGCCAATGCGCGCGCAGGCAAGCATGGCAAATGCCGTTTCTGGCACCATAGGCATATAAATAACAACCCTATCGCCCTTTTTCACGCCAATAGAGTCCATATAGCCAGCGAGCCGGCTCACTTGAGCCAGCAGCTCTCGATATGAAATACCGTATTCAACATCGGTAACGGGACTCACATATTGCAGCGCTATCTGATCGCCTCGTCCAGCGTCAACATGTCTATCCACCGCGTTATAACAAGTGTTGAGCTTGCCGCCTTTAAACCAGTGGTAAAACGGCGCTTCACTGTCATCGAGTACATTATTCCAAGGGGAGAACCAATCGATTTGGCTAGCGGCTTCGGCCCAGAATGCCTCTGGTTGGTTAATTGATTTGGCATGTAATTGCTTATTCTTATTTTTCACAATACTGACTCCACTTTGCTAGATCTCGATAACATATCGCATCGTTCATGAGCGACTTTTGTCCATTTAATGCTTTAACGCATTATGCTCTGACGATTAAAAAATCCCCATTAGACCTTAGAATGAGTAAGTTAAGGAGGAATTTAACGAGCTAAAAAAATACATAGCGTTTAACTCAACCCAATGTTAATAAACAATAAACATGAAAAACTAATGAGTAATCTGCAACCTCGTTCTCTGCTAATACAAGTGCTGTGGCAAGCGCGATTGACATGAAAACGACTTCATCCAACAGGTACAAACTTTACCTTTACGTAAACTTCATATATCGTTCAATTAATGTAAACAATTATGGTGTTATTTGATGGTAGAGAAACCGCTCTCACAAACGACATACTCAATCAGTGACTTATCTAAAGAGTTTGATATCACTACTCGTAGTATTCGTTTTTATGAAGACCAAGGCCTTTTAAAACCTAAGCGCCGTGGTCAAACACGCGTATACAGCCTTAAAGATAGAGTCAGGCTGAAGCTTATTCTGCGTGGTAAGCGTTTAGGTTTCTCACTGGCCGAAACAAGGCGCTTATTCGAGCTTTATGATGCTGACAAGAATAGCAGTGGTCAGCTGCATACCATGCTCGAGCTAGTCGAAGAGAAAAAGGTATCACTACAGCAACAGATGGATGACATCAAGGTCGTGCTGATGGAGCTGAATTCGGCAGAGCAACAATGCTTAGAGGCTCTAGAAAATAACGCCCAATAATGGCCTTTTCTATCGCTATTAATTACATATGAATTTCCAAGTATCACGGCAAAGATCGCTGAGCTTGAACACAAACAAAATTGACAGGACACAAGCAAATGACTCAACTCTACACCTCTCTAAACTTTGGCCTCGGCGAAGAAGTCGATATGTTACGCGATGCAGTGCAAAGCTTCGCCGCTAACAAAATCGCCCCTATCGCCGCAAAAACAGATCTCGACAACGCCTTTCCTAATGAGCTTTGGCCGGTTCTTGGCGACATGGGACTGCTGGGCGTCACAGTTTCAGAGGAGTATGGCGGCGCTG comes from the Shewanella halifaxensis HAW-EB4 genome and includes:
- the gndA gene encoding NADP-dependent phosphogluconate dehydrogenase, which encodes MKNQSNLYDIGVIGLGVMGKNLALNIADNQYRVAAFDLDELKVQDTVAQEELERKRYLKQITEPRIEGCNNLSEMLSKLEKPRVLLLSVPAGAPVDGVCQSLIEAGIENDDIVIDTGNSLWTDTVEREKRYADNFLFFSCAVSGGEVGARFGPSLMPSGSLKAWNRIEPIWQAIAAKVDAKTGLPIERFEPGNPVKEGEPCTTYIGPAGSGHYVKMVHNGIEYADMQLICEAYQLLNQGLGLSPSEVGDVFERWDQGILNSYLMQISADVLKQADPLTGAPLVDMILDKAGQKGTGLWTAVSSLQIGCPAPTIAEAVYARAVSTQKAQRQQLSQQLSGPSEALLATINRGEKQTFIAQLENALYCAKVSCYAQGFQLMAMQAKEQAWQLDFAEIAKIWRAGCIIRATFLQSITKAYQQDSELENLLMADSFAKALSEKQQDWREAVSQAVLSGIPAPCISSALAYYDSYRCETLPASLLQGQRDFFGAHTFERTDKPAGEKYHLNWSGDRSLHKM
- a CDS encoding propionyl-CoA synthetase codes for the protein MKNKNKQLHAKSINQPEAFWAEAASQIDWFSPWNNVLDDSEAPFYHWFKGGKLNTCYNAVDRHVDAGRGDQIALQYVSPVTDVEYGISYRELLAQVSRLAGYMDSIGVKKGDRVVIYMPMVPETAFAMLACARIGAIHSVVFGGFAANELATRINDAKPKLILSASCGIEPSGIIPYKPLLDAALDQATHKVDHCLVLNRGQLEAELFPGRDIDWQAAVAAAPNIDCQPLDATDPLYILYTSGTTGQPKGVVRDNGGHAVALAWSMKHIYDINAGDVFWAASDVGWVVGHSYIVYGPLLVGATSILYEGKPIGTPDPGAFWRTIAKYRVKSFFTAPTAIRAIKRDDPHGDYLEGVDLSCLKNVFLAGERCDPDTLHWTEGKLKKPVIDHWWQTETGWPVAANLMGYAPVEIKAGSPALAVPGYQIEVVDVMGDEVEANESGNVVIKLPLPPGTLTTLWQNEQRYQDSYLSMYPGYYLTGDAGYKDEDGYLYIMSRIDDIINVAGHRLSTGRFEEVLCQHEAVAEAAVIGVKDVLKGQVPLGLVVLKKGVSLNDDDLNQQLMSLVRQEIGPVASFRLVSAVQKLPKTRSGKILRGTMRNIADNQSYNVPATIEDPATLDIVRNTLTRMGYADAHV
- a CDS encoding MerR family transcriptional regulator; this translates as MVEKPLSQTTYSISDLSKEFDITTRSIRFYEDQGLLKPKRRGQTRVYSLKDRVRLKLILRGKRLGFSLAETRRLFELYDADKNSSGQLHTMLELVEEKKVSLQQQMDDIKVVLMELNSAEQQCLEALENNAQ